Proteins from a genomic interval of Nitrospina gracilis Nb-211:
- a CDS encoding tetratricopeptide repeat protein, with translation MDREPVTVEEVREVQELFMAGYQYHREQKYKEAIAEFKKAVAIRPVDENHLNELATRLKAMSVKLVQESLAYMGCATDHLKMMVDQLDPDEVEAVPLDATLKEQFEKWDEE, from the coding sequence ATGGATCGTGAGCCGGTTACAGTGGAAGAAGTTAGGGAGGTCCAGGAACTGTTCATGGCAGGGTATCAGTACCACCGGGAGCAGAAGTACAAGGAGGCGATCGCCGAGTTCAAAAAGGCGGTTGCCATCCGCCCTGTGGATGAGAACCATCTGAATGAACTGGCTACGCGGCTGAAAGCGATGTCGGTGAAGCTGGTTCAGGAAAGCCTCGCTTACATGGGGTGCGCCACGGATCATTTGAAAATGATGGTGGATCAACTGGACCCGGACGAGGTGGAAGCCGTGCCTTTGGATGCCACGCTGAAAGAACAGTTCGAAAAATGGGATGAAGAATAA
- a CDS encoding radical SAM protein, whose translation MDQQILTDVLRQEIREGKIPLSLGKTCPVECAFCYEKDHSYRPTVEVPRTTEQQWRNILEEIKKIPTRPSHSWLLGGNEYMEWTDIFLHPRVMDWLEEFLDTTDKRVTFFTVGFVQPERIHRLAERYPGRINFELSVITLGEQRKKLLPHGPTVRQLMKILDGPAVTSANFYSFGPNTMSEDAKTISRINKDCLLWMGCLTPLKYIDRDTSELMRYGRRHLAEESRKIYYADLPNTQMLHTEPNISTFLARNKILKTFDASELEKNDHVVVSGCVYRILKTFRPHRARYLYVPNATLGGDSDCSTLLTFSDIAKRLSNETRVYIPKVIMEHPSRGERDISGVTFDEFKSWFPRIRFRVLHKVNTHVSNKKLYEKGYLRNYVEDYLGNPLHEKVEATPLPN comes from the coding sequence ATGGACCAGCAAATCCTGACTGACGTTCTCCGCCAGGAGATCCGCGAGGGCAAGATTCCGCTCAGCCTGGGTAAAACCTGCCCGGTGGAGTGTGCCTTCTGCTACGAAAAAGACCACAGCTACCGTCCCACCGTCGAGGTGCCGCGCACTACGGAACAACAGTGGCGGAACATTCTTGAAGAAATAAAAAAGATACCGACGCGCCCCAGTCACTCCTGGCTGTTGGGCGGCAACGAATACATGGAGTGGACGGACATCTTCCTGCATCCGCGCGTGATGGACTGGCTGGAAGAGTTTCTGGACACCACAGACAAAAGAGTCACGTTTTTCACTGTCGGTTTCGTGCAACCGGAGCGCATTCACCGCCTGGCCGAGCGCTACCCCGGCCGCATCAACTTCGAGCTATCGGTCATCACGCTGGGCGAACAGCGCAAAAAGCTGTTGCCGCACGGCCCCACCGTGCGCCAGCTCATGAAGATTCTCGACGGCCCCGCCGTCACCTCCGCCAACTTTTACTCTTTCGGACCGAACACCATGTCCGAAGACGCGAAGACCATCTCCCGCATCAACAAAGACTGCCTGCTGTGGATGGGCTGTCTCACGCCGCTCAAGTACATCGACCGGGACACGTCCGAACTCATGCGCTACGGACGCCGCCATCTGGCGGAGGAAAGCCGCAAAATCTATTACGCCGATCTGCCGAACACGCAGATGCTCCACACCGAGCCGAACATCTCCACTTTTCTGGCGCGCAACAAGATTCTCAAAACCTTCGACGCCAGCGAGTTGGAAAAAAACGACCACGTCGTCGTCTCCGGGTGTGTGTACCGCATCCTCAAAACCTTTCGCCCGCACCGGGCGCGCTACCTGTATGTGCCGAACGCCACGCTGGGCGGCGACTCCGACTGCTCGACCCTGCTTACATTCAGCGACATCGCCAAACGGCTGAGCAACGAGACGCGCGTTTATATTCCCAAAGTCATCATGGAGCACCCGTCGCGCGGAGAGCGGGATATATCCGGTGTCACCTTCGACGAATTCAAAAGCTGGTTCCCGCGCATCCGGTTCCGCGTTCTGCACAAGGTCAACACGCACGTATCCAACAAGAAGCTTTACGAGAAGGGATATCTCAGAAATTATGTGGAGGACTATCTGGGCAATCCTCTGCATGAAAAAGTGGAAGCAACGCCGCTTCCAAATTGA
- the hemB gene encoding porphobilinogen synthase, whose protein sequence is MPFPIHRPRRLRKSAAIQRMVRETVLTPDDLILPLFVCEGKGVRTPIGSMPGIDRLSIDLLAQEVKEAHGLGIPAVILFGIPDRKDAQGTEAYNPDGVVQRAIREIKSKVPEVVVITDVCIDEYTDHGHCGLVEGDEVVNDPTLELLARMSLTHANAGADIVAPSDMMDGRVQAIRKALDENSHQSTLIMSYAAKYASAFYGPFREAADSAPQFGDRRSYQMDPGNSDEALREVEQDIEEGADILMVKPALPYLDIIRRVRDTFPVPLAAYNVSGEYSMLMAAAEKGWVDGDRVMMEVLLSIKRAGAQMILTYSAVPAARLLNG, encoded by the coding sequence ATGCCGTTTCCCATTCACAGACCCCGCCGGCTTCGCAAATCCGCCGCCATCCAGCGCATGGTGCGCGAAACCGTGTTGACGCCCGACGACCTCATTCTGCCGCTGTTCGTGTGCGAGGGCAAAGGCGTGCGTACCCCCATCGGGTCCATGCCGGGCATCGACCGCCTGTCCATCGATCTCCTGGCGCAGGAAGTGAAGGAAGCGCATGGGTTGGGTATTCCGGCGGTGATCCTGTTCGGCATCCCGGACCGCAAGGACGCTCAGGGCACCGAAGCCTACAATCCCGACGGCGTGGTCCAGCGTGCCATCCGCGAAATCAAGTCCAAGGTGCCGGAGGTGGTGGTCATCACCGACGTGTGCATCGATGAGTACACCGATCACGGCCACTGCGGGCTGGTGGAAGGCGACGAAGTGGTCAACGATCCCACCTTGGAGCTGTTGGCCCGAATGTCTCTCACGCACGCCAATGCCGGCGCGGATATCGTGGCTCCGTCTGACATGATGGACGGCCGCGTGCAGGCCATCAGAAAGGCATTGGACGAGAACAGCCATCAGAGCACGCTCATCATGTCGTACGCCGCGAAATACGCTTCGGCGTTTTACGGACCGTTCCGCGAGGCGGCGGATTCCGCACCGCAGTTCGGCGACCGGCGTTCGTACCAGATGGACCCCGGAAACAGCGACGAGGCCCTGCGTGAAGTGGAACAGGACATCGAGGAAGGTGCCGACATCCTGATGGTCAAACCCGCATTGCCGTATCTGGACATCATTCGCCGCGTGCGCGACACCTTTCCCGTGCCGCTCGCCGCCTACAACGTGAGCGGCGAGTATTCCATGCTGATGGCCGCCGCCGAAAAAGGGTGGGTGGACGGCGACCGTGTGATGATGGAGGTCCTGCTCAGCATCAAGCGCGCCGGAGCACAGATGATTCTGACGTATTCCGCCGTGCCCGCCGCCCGTCTTCTGAACGGTTGA
- a CDS encoding helix-turn-helix domain-containing protein gives MSILAQNMRTIRKELKCTQSAMADILKVGFRTYVRYEAGERDAPVSILVKMARLGNISLEQLLTQKVDRFNITPVDLETFNMNPPVVKSANFRTGHIAFKKPVRETLLTIDESEKKVLSLFRKMSVEEQNRCLKNIESQFKPSATSSRSVRTDVVKTLPEAQALVEEPQPMVKKTQINRPRKRGRPGRTREDKKLLREKIDRLKKITKSAPKITVR, from the coding sequence ATGTCCATTCTGGCACAAAACATGCGGACCATCCGCAAGGAACTGAAGTGCACGCAATCCGCCATGGCGGACATCCTGAAAGTCGGTTTCCGCACCTATGTCCGGTATGAAGCGGGGGAGCGTGATGCCCCGGTTTCCATCCTGGTGAAAATGGCTCGGCTGGGAAACATTTCGCTTGAGCAGTTGCTGACGCAAAAAGTGGATCGCTTCAACATCACCCCGGTTGATCTGGAAACGTTCAACATGAACCCGCCGGTGGTCAAGTCGGCGAACTTCCGCACCGGGCACATCGCGTTCAAAAAACCGGTGCGCGAAACCCTGCTCACCATCGACGAGTCGGAGAAGAAAGTATTGTCCCTGTTCCGCAAGATGTCCGTGGAGGAACAGAACCGGTGCCTGAAAAACATCGAAAGCCAGTTCAAGCCGTCCGCCACGTCCAGCAGGTCGGTGCGGACGGATGTGGTCAAGACCCTGCCTGAGGCACAGGCGCTGGTCGAGGAACCTCAACCGATGGTGAAAAAAACACAGATCAACCGCCCGCGCAAGCGTGGCCGTCCGGGGCGCACCCGCGAGGACAAGAAACTTCTGCGGGAAAAGATTGACCGGCTGAAGAAGATCACCAAATCCGCTCCCAAAATCACCGTGAGATGA
- a CDS encoding transglycosylase domain-containing protein codes for MFRRILEKTVFLLYTLLVLFVCVAAGVYWNLRDDLPQLPDSLEKINLSLPTEIYSADGEIIKVLGQRHPVNLENISPLFLKAIIAVEDSRFYQHSGLDHIGLTRALYVNLQRRAIVQGGSTLTQQLAKNLFFSFERDWVRKVKELLVALQMETTFTKDEILEAYCNQVYFGSGAYGVEEAAQEYFGKRAQDLNLLQAAMLAGLPNSPNNANPFINPERAMRRTQAVLARMEREGYISQSDREQALQMDLGLVNPRIESNPNQYFVRFVIDKLAEDYGKEFVHYGGLKIYTTLDTRFQQLAHRAVDTHLKYLEKRELKSGIEDPLQAALVMLDNRTGAIRALLGGRNYSESQFNRAVSNNRMPGSAFKPIVYMAAFEKLGYTPATVVEDEPTKFPVPGSEPWEPSNFGNKYLGPVILKKALMNSLNTVSAKLVYNLTPRRVIQTARQFGITSPLGDNLSLALGTSGVSPLEMAAAYSVIANQGILNEPYFVQRIEDFRGNVLYQHFFHGVQRFSSKTVYPLLNMMQGVMDEGTGRVVRQLGFHYPSGGKTGTTNDYKDAWFIGFTKEYAASVWVGYDNNQPVVDKNGNGLTGSRGAAPIWAYFMDKALEGKGRVNFPKPEGIKFQKVDTKTGYLPDLMTMEDMEVAVKEELNLEKPVAPETEVIPPLPPDREVTTVPTPLEDDALPKL; via the coding sequence TTGTTCCGACGTATTCTGGAAAAAACCGTGTTCCTGTTGTACACCCTGCTTGTGCTGTTTGTGTGCGTGGCCGCCGGGGTGTACTGGAACCTGCGTGACGACCTGCCGCAGTTGCCGGACAGCCTGGAAAAAATCAACCTCAGCCTGCCCACCGAAATCTATTCGGCCGATGGCGAGATCATCAAGGTCCTCGGTCAGCGTCACCCGGTGAACCTGGAAAACATCTCGCCCCTGTTTCTGAAAGCCATCATTGCCGTCGAAGACTCGCGGTTTTACCAGCACAGCGGACTCGACCACATCGGCCTCACCCGCGCGTTGTATGTGAACCTGCAACGCCGCGCCATCGTGCAGGGTGGAAGCACACTCACCCAGCAGTTGGCGAAGAACCTGTTCTTTTCCTTCGAGCGTGACTGGGTGCGCAAGGTGAAGGAACTCCTGGTGGCCCTTCAAATGGAAACCACGTTCACCAAGGATGAAATTCTGGAAGCGTATTGCAACCAGGTGTATTTCGGCAGTGGCGCCTACGGGGTGGAGGAGGCGGCGCAGGAATACTTCGGCAAGCGCGCGCAGGATCTCAACCTCCTGCAGGCGGCGATGCTGGCGGGCCTGCCCAATTCGCCCAACAACGCCAATCCGTTCATCAATCCGGAACGCGCCATGCGCCGCACGCAGGCGGTGCTCGCGCGCATGGAGCGGGAGGGCTACATCAGCCAAAGTGATCGCGAACAGGCCCTGCAAATGGATTTGGGGTTGGTCAACCCGCGCATCGAATCCAATCCCAACCAGTATTTCGTGCGGTTCGTCATCGACAAGCTGGCGGAAGACTACGGCAAGGAGTTCGTCCATTACGGCGGACTCAAGATCTACACCACACTCGACACACGCTTCCAGCAACTGGCGCACCGCGCGGTGGACACGCACCTCAAATACCTGGAAAAGCGCGAACTGAAATCCGGGATTGAAGACCCGCTTCAGGCCGCTTTGGTGATGCTCGACAACCGCACCGGCGCCATCCGCGCCCTGTTGGGCGGCCGCAATTATTCGGAGAGTCAGTTCAACCGCGCCGTGTCGAACAACCGCATGCCGGGTTCCGCCTTCAAACCCATCGTGTACATGGCGGCCTTTGAGAAACTCGGCTACACCCCGGCCACAGTGGTGGAGGACGAACCGACCAAGTTCCCCGTTCCCGGAAGCGAGCCGTGGGAACCCAGCAACTTCGGCAACAAGTATTTGGGTCCGGTGATCCTCAAAAAAGCGCTGATGAATTCGCTGAACACCGTCTCGGCGAAGCTCGTTTACAACCTCACGCCGCGCCGCGTCATTCAGACGGCCCGTCAGTTCGGCATCACCAGTCCGCTCGGTGACAACCTGTCTTTGGCGCTGGGCACCTCCGGCGTGTCGCCTTTGGAGATGGCCGCCGCCTACAGCGTCATCGCCAACCAGGGGATTCTGAATGAGCCGTATTTCGTGCAACGCATCGAGGACTTCCGCGGCAACGTGCTGTATCAGCATTTCTTCCACGGCGTCCAGCGGTTCTCGTCGAAAACCGTGTATCCCTTGCTCAACATGATGCAGGGCGTCATGGACGAAGGCACCGGACGCGTGGTCAGGCAATTGGGATTCCACTATCCCTCCGGCGGCAAGACCGGCACCACCAACGACTACAAAGACGCGTGGTTCATCGGTTTCACCAAGGAATATGCGGCGAGCGTATGGGTGGGCTACGACAACAATCAGCCGGTGGTTGACAAAAACGGCAACGGGCTGACCGGATCGCGCGGCGCGGCCCCCATCTGGGCGTATTTCATGGACAAGGCGCTGGAAGGCAAGGGGCGGGTGAATTTTCCCAAGCCGGAAGGCATCAAGTTCCAGAAAGTCGATACGAAGACCGGTTATCTGCCGGACCTGATGACAATGGAGGATATGGAAGTCGCGGTGAAGGAAGAACTCAATCTGGAAAAACCGGTCGCGCCGGAGACGGAAGTCATCCCGCCTCTGCCGCCGGACCGGGAGGTGACCACCGTTCCCACTCCCCTGGAGGACGATGCTCTACCAAAGCTTTAA
- a CDS encoding SPOR domain-containing protein, with the protein MLYQSFKYYFVRLGVSFFLMMTAGFAVLFFIHEIALSGLTFDDRPIKWGVLALSLFFGFLVFGMFGEHRFMKALDGLKWIDLQTPVKEVLPKFEALMRFTESSYFMPGQGRRLKEKVVRQYAQYLLSTGAEDRQALNIYLKAFLQDPSETAYRDMIVSVLTQKGNLEQAEIDLLLLILTKEKYADREILNFLVSIFLYQQTFSNKSEPVFLQALEQNSPQSDEIIAFLLPLLAEKERKDPYSVQFYLNALDRAQPDQRKALEDLIASSFCEERFRVVDPVLHQRCEAVFQRLAPDRQTQLMAAASDRTVAEKWKRVKLLRGEDVRQVQRMNREAGVERSLGSVLWEKLGGVTRAGRGALRAIVFKLFDGLNWIGNLPLKYKINGLLVLLAAGVLAVWMGQGGGPSNEALHQEETPKSIPVPPPNIAQKGVGKMHTIQVAAVNRKANADEIVDALKRKQVQGVYVLKTKRKSNGYWYKVRIGKFGSVDEAQKFAQNLVEQNIISNYFLVSLGTGNKAPRG; encoded by the coding sequence ATGCTCTACCAAAGCTTTAAATACTATTTCGTGCGCCTTGGCGTCTCATTTTTCCTGATGATGACGGCGGGCTTCGCCGTGCTGTTTTTCATCCACGAAATCGCGTTGTCCGGTCTCACCTTCGACGACCGGCCCATCAAGTGGGGCGTGCTGGCCCTTTCCCTGTTCTTCGGCTTTCTGGTGTTCGGCATGTTCGGGGAGCACCGTTTCATGAAAGCGCTCGACGGGCTCAAATGGATCGATCTGCAAACGCCGGTGAAAGAGGTTCTGCCAAAGTTCGAGGCGCTCATGCGCTTCACCGAGTCGTCGTATTTTATGCCGGGACAGGGCCGCAGGCTGAAAGAGAAGGTCGTTCGCCAGTACGCGCAGTACCTGCTCAGCACCGGCGCGGAAGACCGGCAGGCGCTCAACATTTATCTAAAGGCGTTTCTGCAGGACCCGTCGGAGACGGCGTACCGCGACATGATCGTCTCCGTGCTCACGCAGAAGGGGAATCTGGAACAGGCGGAGATCGATCTCCTGCTCCTCATCCTGACCAAGGAAAAATACGCCGACCGGGAAATTTTGAATTTCCTCGTCTCCATTTTTCTGTACCAGCAGACGTTCTCCAACAAATCCGAGCCGGTGTTCCTGCAGGCGCTGGAGCAGAACTCGCCACAGTCGGACGAGATCATCGCCTTCCTCCTGCCCCTCCTCGCGGAAAAGGAGCGGAAGGATCCCTACTCGGTGCAGTTTTATTTGAACGCCCTCGATCGCGCCCAGCCGGATCAGCGCAAGGCACTGGAGGACCTCATCGCGTCCAGCTTCTGCGAGGAGAGGTTCCGCGTGGTGGACCCGGTTCTGCACCAGCGGTGCGAGGCGGTGTTCCAGCGGCTGGCTCCGGACCGGCAGACGCAATTGATGGCCGCCGCCAGTGACCGTACGGTGGCCGAGAAATGGAAACGGGTGAAACTGCTGCGTGGCGAGGATGTGCGGCAGGTCCAGCGCATGAACCGGGAGGCCGGAGTCGAGCGCTCTCTGGGTTCGGTCCTGTGGGAGAAGCTGGGCGGCGTGACCCGCGCCGGGAGAGGGGCGCTGAGGGCGATCGTGTTCAAGCTGTTCGACGGCCTCAACTGGATCGGCAACCTGCCGCTCAAATACAAGATCAATGGACTGCTGGTTCTGCTTGCGGCGGGAGTGCTGGCGGTGTGGATGGGGCAGGGCGGGGGTCCTTCGAACGAAGCATTGCATCAGGAAGAGACGCCGAAATCCATTCCCGTGCCGCCTCCCAACATAGCCCAAAAGGGCGTTGGAAAAATGCACACCATCCAGGTCGCCGCGGTCAACCGCAAGGCCAACGCCGACGAGATTGTGGACGCCCTCAAACGCAAACAGGTACAGGGTGTGTACGTGCTGAAAACGAAGCGGAAATCAAACGGTTACTGGTACAAGGTGCGCATCGGCAAGTTTGGTTCGGTGGACGAGGCGCAAAAATTCGCGCAAAACCTGGTCGAACAAAATATAATCAGTAATTATTTCCTGGTCTCGCTGGGGACCGGAAACAAAGCCCCGCGCGGTTGA
- a CDS encoding glucose-6-phosphate isomerase, which produces MLNLSLNIDNTKPFVSDEELNGLQGEIGRLHEVLEKGQGLGHDYLGWLHLPSHIEEAEIAAIEETASAIRAQCDAFVVIGIGGSYLGARAAINFCQPLLGEKKGSSEIFYAGHNISGDYLSDLLDALRGKRVCLNVISKSGTTTEPAIAFRILKEALEKDVGVEEARKRIVATTDEKKGALKQLADAEGYKTFVIPDDVGGRYSVLTPVGLLPIAVAGIDVRRLLQGARDEEAQTTASPDLKHNTAYRYAAVRHLLYLQGKTTEVMASFHPSLQYVVEWWKQLTGESEGKNHRGLFPASVEYTTDLHSMGQWMQEGQRTIFETFLRVGHSNRDLQIPQSEDDRDGLNYLAGRNLDHVNEKAYEGTAQAHLAGGVPNMTLTLKNRDPETLGQLFYFFERAIALSGYLLHVNPFDQPGVEFYKKNMFQLLNKPGYEKR; this is translated from the coding sequence ATGCTTAACCTCAGCCTCAACATTGACAATACAAAGCCCTTCGTTTCCGACGAGGAATTGAACGGTCTGCAGGGGGAGATCGGCCGTTTGCATGAGGTGCTGGAGAAAGGGCAGGGGCTGGGCCACGATTACCTGGGATGGCTGCATTTGCCATCTCATATTGAGGAAGCGGAAATCGCCGCTATTGAGGAAACCGCCTCGGCCATCCGCGCGCAGTGCGATGCGTTCGTGGTCATCGGCATCGGTGGCTCCTATCTGGGTGCACGAGCGGCGATCAACTTTTGCCAGCCGTTGCTGGGTGAAAAAAAAGGAAGCTCCGAGATATTCTACGCCGGGCACAACATCAGCGGCGATTACCTGTCCGATCTGCTGGACGCCCTGCGCGGCAAACGTGTGTGCCTGAACGTCATCTCCAAGTCCGGCACGACGACGGAACCGGCCATCGCGTTCCGCATTCTAAAAGAAGCGCTGGAAAAGGACGTGGGGGTTGAGGAGGCGAGGAAACGCATCGTCGCCACCACCGACGAGAAAAAAGGCGCACTCAAGCAGTTGGCCGACGCGGAAGGCTACAAGACGTTTGTCATTCCGGATGACGTCGGTGGGCGTTATTCCGTGCTGACGCCGGTGGGCCTGCTCCCCATCGCCGTGGCGGGGATCGATGTCCGCCGGCTTCTCCAAGGGGCGCGGGACGAGGAAGCCCAAACCACCGCCAGCCCGGACCTGAAACACAACACCGCTTACCGCTACGCGGCGGTGCGCCACCTGCTGTATCTTCAAGGCAAGACCACAGAGGTGATGGCGTCGTTCCACCCGTCGCTTCAGTATGTGGTGGAATGGTGGAAGCAGTTGACCGGTGAAAGCGAAGGCAAGAATCATCGCGGCCTGTTCCCTGCATCGGTGGAATACACCACCGATCTGCACTCGATGGGGCAGTGGATGCAGGAAGGCCAGCGCACCATTTTCGAAACGTTCCTGCGCGTGGGCCACTCCAACCGCGATCTCCAAATTCCACAGTCGGAGGACGACCGCGACGGCTTGAACTACCTGGCTGGGAGGAACCTGGATCATGTCAACGAAAAGGCGTACGAAGGCACGGCGCAGGCTCACCTGGCGGGCGGGGTGCCAAACATGACCCTCACTTTGAAGAACCGGGACCCCGAGACACTGGGCCAGTTGTTTTATTTTTTTGAACGCGCCATCGCCCTGTCCGGCTACCTCCTGCACGTCAACCCCTTCGATCAGCCGGGAGTCGAATTTTACAAGAAGAACATGTTTCAACTTTTGAACAAACCAGGATACGAAAAGAGGTAA
- a CDS encoding transaldolase family protein → MGTISKELDELVHSIAARKIDEDDISGQYESDPLLARLKELGSELWIDTGDLELAKSIWHKELSALTTNNTLANQVVQTGVMDDVIKETVQKLNASSSGWSADEQVREVGFVINCRIALRLVEAFKVKVSVELHPKVSRDLEATLDYARRYYKVCPEYFIVKIPLTPEGYLAVRTLRKEGIPINFTLGFSARQNYLAARLSNPNYLNVFLGRLNAVVGDNQLGDGSNIGEKVTFATQHAVREAGKQDKQVTSKLIAASIRNGDQVATLAGVDVQTIPPKAMQEFQQSGRKPENVKNILNTDLPPGVDTSSGWGRQVERLWQVDEAFKQFVDALVKDGNPDGMTGEDLMQYCEKSKIDLFHRFSDSDLKKIYDHGKIPKLADWPESIALDDLMTQSALQSFTKDQDALDGRIRSFLK, encoded by the coding sequence ATGGGTACCATCAGCAAAGAACTGGACGAGCTCGTTCACAGCATCGCCGCCCGGAAGATCGACGAGGACGATATCTCCGGCCAGTATGAAAGCGATCCTCTGCTGGCGCGCCTGAAAGAGCTGGGAAGCGAGTTGTGGATCGACACGGGCGACCTGGAGTTGGCGAAGTCCATCTGGCATAAGGAACTCTCTGCCCTGACCACCAACAACACCCTCGCCAACCAGGTGGTCCAGACCGGCGTCATGGACGACGTCATCAAGGAAACGGTGCAGAAACTGAACGCCTCCTCCTCCGGCTGGTCGGCCGACGAGCAGGTGCGCGAGGTCGGGTTCGTGATCAATTGCCGTATCGCCCTCAGACTGGTGGAGGCCTTCAAGGTGAAAGTGAGCGTTGAGTTGCACCCCAAGGTGTCGCGCGATCTGGAAGCGACGCTCGATTACGCGCGCCGCTACTACAAAGTGTGCCCGGAGTATTTCATCGTGAAAATTCCGCTGACGCCGGAGGGCTACCTCGCCGTCCGCACCCTGCGGAAAGAAGGCATCCCCATCAACTTCACCCTCGGCTTCTCGGCCCGGCAGAATTACCTGGCGGCGCGGCTGTCGAATCCTAATTATCTGAACGTGTTTCTCGGCAGGTTGAACGCCGTGGTCGGCGACAACCAACTGGGCGATGGATCGAACATCGGCGAAAAAGTCACCTTCGCCACCCAGCACGCGGTGCGCGAGGCGGGCAAGCAGGACAAGCAGGTGACGTCGAAACTCATCGCCGCCAGTATACGGAATGGCGACCAGGTGGCGACGCTTGCCGGGGTCGACGTGCAGACCATCCCGCCCAAAGCCATGCAGGAGTTTCAGCAGTCGGGGCGCAAACCGGAGAACGTCAAGAACATCCTCAACACCGACCTTCCTCCCGGTGTGGATACGTCCAGCGGCTGGGGTCGGCAGGTGGAGCGCTTGTGGCAGGTGGACGAGGCGTTCAAACAGTTCGTGGATGCGCTTGTGAAAGATGGCAACCCCGACGGCATGACCGGCGAAGACCTGATGCAATACTGCGAGAAGTCGAAAATCGATCTGTTTCACCGCTTCTCGGACTCCGATCTCAAGAAGATCTACGATCATGGGAAAATCCCGAAACTCGCCGACTGGCCGGAATCGATTGCGTTGGACGATTTGATGACGCAGTCCGCCCTGCAATCGTTCACCAAGGATCAGGACGCGCTGGACGGCCGCATCCGGTCGTTTCTGAAATAG
- the glk gene encoding glucokinase, with protein sequence MILAGDIGGTHCRLALFQGKAEALEIVHETRYKSREFADFTAALERFLDESKPGSLTHAGFGIAGPVKDGRCAVTNLPWVVDVRDLKKTLQLDKVALINDFAAQAASVPYLAESDVVALQAGEPDPAGNVGILGAGTGLGQAVLAPVEGGGRFVIVESEGGHVDFPAQTPLEAELVQFLKKQYHRVCIEHVLSGAGLESLYAFFLARHPKSPPGWLRAELQHGDPPEVISRVGMEQGFLPCEQALDQFVTSYGAVAGNLALQVVARSGIFLGGGIAPRILPWLQSGPFLAAFRNKEKFESWMRAIPVKVIMNDRCALWGAAHYIRGDRFLRG encoded by the coding sequence ATGATCCTGGCTGGGGATATCGGCGGCACACACTGCCGGCTGGCTCTGTTTCAGGGCAAAGCGGAGGCGCTGGAGATCGTCCACGAAACCCGCTACAAAAGCCGGGAGTTTGCCGATTTCACCGCCGCGCTGGAGCGCTTCCTCGATGAGTCCAAACCCGGCTCCCTGACCCATGCCGGTTTTGGCATTGCCGGCCCGGTCAAGGATGGGCGGTGTGCCGTGACCAATCTGCCGTGGGTGGTGGACGTTCGCGACCTGAAAAAGACCCTGCAACTGGATAAGGTCGCGCTAATCAACGATTTTGCGGCGCAGGCGGCATCGGTGCCGTATCTCGCCGAGAGCGATGTGGTGGCTTTGCAGGCCGGGGAGCCCGATCCCGCAGGCAACGTCGGCATCCTGGGTGCCGGCACGGGACTGGGGCAGGCGGTGCTGGCCCCGGTGGAAGGCGGCGGCCGGTTTGTCATTGTCGAATCCGAGGGCGGGCACGTGGACTTTCCCGCCCAGACCCCGCTCGAAGCAGAGCTTGTCCAATTCCTCAAGAAACAGTATCATCGGGTCTGCATCGAGCATGTGTTGTCCGGTGCCGGGCTGGAATCGCTGTACGCGTTTTTTCTGGCGCGCCACCCGAAATCGCCGCCCGGTTGGCTGAGAGCGGAACTGCAACACGGCGACCCGCCGGAGGTCATCTCCCGCGTGGGGATGGAGCAGGGATTTCTCCCCTGCGAGCAGGCCCTGGATCAGTTTGTGACCAGTTACGGTGCGGTGGCGGGGAACCTGGCCTTGCAGGTGGTGGCCCGCAGCGGCATTTTTCTCGGCGGCGGCATCGCCCCTCGAATCTTGCCCTGGTTGCAGTCCGGGCCCTTTCTGGCAGCGTTTCGCAATAAAGAAAAATTCGAATCCTGGATGCGCGCCATCCCGGTGAAGGTGATCATGAACGACCGGTGCGCCTTGTGGGGCGCGGCACACTACATCCGCGGAGACCGGTTTCTGCGCGGATGA